The genomic region ACTAAACCTCTGAAAATACATCGCATCGCCACGATAGAAGTGGATAAAAAACCTAAAAACGAGATTTTTGACAATAAGTCTCCAGGTCAAAAAAGTGCCACGTAAGCACAGGTAAACCCGCAGGAAAAAAACGACCGTTGAAAGTCTGCGCCGAAGTACCTGGCTCGGCGTTTTCAAAAGCTTGGCTCTGTTGGATCGATAGTCACGTTAGTTTAGATCGCGACAACCGCCGTGTTTTTTATTCCTCATGGTTTCATTCAGTCGATCCAGCCGCTGATATATCCTTTGAGGTGATTATTTTGAGCGGTTGCAATTTTAAAGCGCTTTTCGGGTGAAATTAATGCAGTAAACCCTGACTAAAGTTTCGACTCCTGATAGATTCCACAGAGCGAGTGGTAAACATTCACTCCTGGCTCGCTCTCTCTCGCGCTTTCTAACCCGTTTGTGTGGATCGGCTGGCGACGAACTCGAAAAGGGGCGGAGCTTGAGTACCTCGGAACTATTCGTGCTTTTCCGCCACTGTAGTCAGCAACATACAAGTAGTTGATGTATGTAAATAAagtatgtggaaaaaaaaaaaaaaaaaaaaattatatatatatatatatgggctgTATTACCTTTAACAACCATTTTGCTATTTTCAAACGTTTATTTTTAAGCATAAGACTTGATAAATCCTGACTTGGAAAAAAAATGCTTATGACTAGCTACACGCTGTCCACAAAgcaatttaaaatgtactttctataaaGATAAATCAGAACACACAGAACTACATCCTGTGTTTATCTACGCACAAGTAAAATGGTTTTCAAGGATTCGTATCATCTATGAGTCAGCATGATTGTAATCTCGCCCAGCCTTGTGCTATTACCTGACATTACGAAATGAGTCCACCTCTCAGCTCTCAGCGGTCTCATAGCAACGCAGACATGATAAATTCAGCATCACGTCCTCTAGTGGCCACCTGTCTGTCTGTGAGAGAGAGCGGAGGTCACCTTGTTCAGCAGTCTGCAAAGGGCTTCCCACACAGCTTTATGTGCCCACTCACAGCACAAACATCCAGACTCACAAAGTTCATGGATTAAGTCAGCGTCTTTTAGTGTTGCTATAAAATCAACAAAACAGTTcacatataaataattataataataatcatttagtatctatctatctatctatctatctatctatctatctatctatctatctatctatctatctatctatctatctaggcctatctatctatctatctatctatctatctatctatctatctatctatctatctatctatctatctatctatctatctatctatctatctatctatctatctatcaatctatctatctatctatctatctatctatctatctatctatctatctatctatctatctatctatctatctatctatctatctacagttgaagtcaaaacctTACTtacatcttattttttatttaaaaatcctttaggtctcacaaattctttggttttcagcatttttgtgtatttgaaccctttccaacaatgactgtatgattttgagatccatcttttcacactgaggacaactgagggactcatatgcaactattagagaaggttcaaacgctcactgatgctccagaatgaaaaacgatgcattaagagccaagggtgtaaacttttgaacagaatgaagatgtgtacatttttcttagtttgccttaatatatatatatatatatatatattcattttgtactgcccttcagaagctagttgcatgttgagtccctcagttgtcctcaagtgtgaaaagattgatatcaaaatcatacagtcattgttggaaagggttcaaatacacagaaatgctgaaaaaacaaataatttgtgggacctgaaggatttttctaaagaacagcaggcatttcAACTATGAACTactacaactatcactaaaaaacagctgtggatcattcaggtaacaacagagtattaagattcaaggctatgtaaacttttgaattaggtaatttttataaatgtaactattattttttttcttgtggactatatgtaaatgtcttatgtgaaatatctttttcatgtcagtacgaaataaaaaataacatgcattctgtatgatcacttttattttggtacaataattaacattttgctgattctgtaaactcttgacctcaactgtatttatttatttctaaccGAAAAAGTACAACAACATTGCACTAAATTATATTCAGGCATTTTTAACACTTGCACTAGAAGAGAAAGCCTTAAGCTGTAGTAGGTGTTTGCTACCATCTAGTGGTGAAACTTCAGTAATGTTTTGCAATATATGTGATGTAACACTAGTGTGTTACAAAAAGTACAGTATATACTGTATACTgcctatttttttcattttaatattttgtatttactATATATACCATATCTTAATTTTTTCATATTATAACCCATTAAAAACAGTAAAGCCATATtgttaaagaaaatatttgaAGAACTAAACAGTTAATTGAATACATCAGTGTTGTTTAACCAACATTCAGaggtcattttatttttattattaaaatatcacATATTTTGATGCGTTTATGCATGGAGAAATGTGTAAACACTGtataaaaaacatttctaaaagcTACATTTTTAATTACCTTATTTGTCTTTTGCCAGCTACACAGTAAAATTAATATCCATACATAGACACAAAGGCACAGTTTTGTTTTCAGGcttcttttttatttcttaaatagTATTTGACTGCAACAAGCCATGTAGATAAAACTATACATATTTTTCCTTTCAAAAAATTACAATCCATTTTACAAACATGTTTAATCAGAGCTGCCATAACTTACATGCAAATAATACAGCAGAATTAGGTTTTAGATAAAAAAAGGTTTCATATCACAAAGATGAGTCTAGAATCATATTCCTAAAtcttacaaaattaaaaaaacaaagtaCAGTTACTTTACTTATTGCATCAAAAGGTCCTCGAGGCCATATAATTTAGCTCACATCGGTTAACACAGTGGTAAATAAGCTAATGTAGAATGAATCATTCATGTCATGAAGGATCATTATGTCTGATGCAATGTTGCTGGCTTCAGTCACGGTGTGCAAAGGCCCTCGTGTGGTCAGTTTTGTAATTGCAGCCTGACCTCTGTGAGGTTTGGCTTGGGTTAATAGCAGCATGAAACAAAGACATCCTAAACTTTCAAGAGCTCTAATTCTAGATGCTCAAGTCAAGGTTTGCTAGTATAACCAATGGATTTGCTACAACTGTATGCTTTGCAGTGTACGGAATACAAAAGTTTGAAATTTCACAAGGatctttcagattttttttaggtCCACTATGATTTATACATTCATTGATGATGATAGTAAGAGTGTTAGTACCAACATTGATACTACAGCAGCATTTGCTTGGCAAAGATTAGTTTTGTGCTTTCCTTACACGAAGGAAATTTTAGATCTGATAACACGGAGATCACAAATGTTAATTTGGCACAACAGATCATGATTGCCATGTGAACATGAGTAGTGtttcgagtgagcagccatggaCAAATAAATCCCTGAAGTGTTGAAGCACCCTTTGTCCGTGGACTCGGATTAATGTTTAGAGTAGGTTAGTTAGCCATTAACAACAATAATCTGTGTCAGTGCAATGCAAGTCTGCATGTAAGCACTTGCAGTGGGATGTCGGAACAGTCACGTACCATTCAACAACTGATTCCTTGTGTCAGTTGGAGCAGAACCACTGAGCATTTTTGATAGCCGTATatcaaaaaaaaatctcttttcaactttttaaagtCAATGTCTTATCATGCTTCCAAGCTGCAGTTGTTCAGTTGAATATTCAATGAGCTTATCGTGCTATTCTCTTGTccttttttactttgttttcGGGCGATATCACACACAATGGCCAAAGCTCCGCCTTTTAGGAACCGCACAAAGTTCTCACCCACCAGTGGACCCATGGCGTACATCCCTGGCTCCTTCACGCACTCATACGTGTATGGATCCACATCTACCGGGTTCCTCCGACAACTGATTGGCTCTTCTGACTCTAACGCCAGTGGGCGACCATGTTCTGGCAGGAATGACAGGTTGGGATGGGCACCAATTAAAACGAGTGCCATTGAGACTTGCACCACTGTCTGTAGCCCTTCCTCATCCTCTAGCACACACTTGCCATCAGGTCTGAAGGCAGCTACGTGGTGCTTTGGGAAACTGAGGTAACCAGGATAACTGGTGCCATCAGCAGGTGAAGAAAGAGGTTGGTTGGCCAGATTAACCACCGTTTCACCCTCTTTGTGCTGCTGTTGGCTCATCATTTGGTGCACTTTGTGGTACTCAGGGTAGAGGAGCTTGGGCAGTTGGTTGAAGATGAGCGCTGGATCGTTCACAGGTCGCCTAAAGGCGTGATATACAGGTGTGTTCAAGTGATGAGCTGCGAGAACGGCGTCAGCCGCCGTCAACCCGGCACCGACCACAAGTACCGGATCTGAGGCACGGTCCAAACGGCCTGAGGAAATAGCGGCCTCCAGCTCCCAGAAGCTGTGGCACACGAAGGGAAGGTTTTCACCTTCCACGCCGAGACGGGCCGGGATGTCGTGGGTTCCTGTGGCAAGCACCACGTTCTCGGCGTAGACCGAGAAAGGGATTTCAATTTCTTCATTTGCTCTTCTCTGGAGGCCTTGGATCTTCCAAACGGTGCAGCCGGAATCAAGGGAAACCCGAGACACTGAGGTTACGGTGGTGCCGCAAGCAAAGCTCTTCTCCAGACCCATTTTAGTCACATAGTGCTGGTAGTAGGATGCAATCTCAGTAGGCGTCGCCCGGTCATTACGTAAATTTCTGCACAGAAAAACAAATGGGAGATGATTTAGTTTGATCAATCTGGTCAATTGTAACTACAGCCTGATTTATTCACAAAAAGTATCATTTTGACCTTATTTTACTTTGccatggcctggtttcacagacagagcttaaactaagccaggattaggccatagttcaattatgAAATTTAAGTCATATTTATAAACCtgccatagaaaaaaaaaaacatagctggTGCACATCCTGAGACAAAACTAAGGCActgatatacactatattgccaaaagtattgaacaggtttgactaccaTAGTCATTTCGATGAGTTCAAATCTtaaagtttaagcatataatgatattctagggaaatgtgtgctttttaattttatagcaagagtttagacaggacccttttctattctaacatgattctggtagtgtggaagaacttgactggtctgcagaaagccaagtcctaatcccagctgaactcctctgatgtgactttaaatgcagaccttgagccaaaaactcatcaccaaacctTGTACATGCAatacatggacaaaagtattgggacatccCCTTCTTTATAACtaaaaaaggcacttccaaaactgtggcaacaaatatGACAAcattattaatgcatttaaaattgtatttccatctgttgcaacagttttggatttgtctaaaatgactgtacccatatgtacaagtcattggtgtttgctgatgagtttttggctcaaggtctgcatttaaagtcacagcaGAGGTTtttagctgggattaggacttggttttatgcagaccagtcaagttcttccacactgactgaattaatcaTTTCGATTTGAACCTTGGGGCCTGTCCAAACTGTTTTTATAAAACTAGAAGCACATAAATCCCCTAGAaaatcattatatgcttaaatattaagatttgtactcaatggaattactaaagtagtcaaacctgttcattactTTTGGTAATATAGTGTACTTtaggatcagtcagtgcaagtttctttcagttgaaactgcTCAGACTTCTTACTTGTTTGTGAAACCAGGggtatattttttacttttaagaaGGAATTAAGATAATTGTAGCTTACCTAGTAATGCTTCTCATATTATTTTaggaaaataaaaaagtatttatctgCACAGTGCCTAATAGTTTCAGTTTAGGTCTAGAACTCAGTGGAGGAATCTTACTTTCATATCATATGCCAAGAATCCGCTTAAGAATGTGATGTAAAAGATTAGTTCTTTTTTCACAtgattaattttagtttaatgttGTAGTTTCATTTCTTTGTACCTTCGTTTATCTCTCATCCAGTCTTTCAGCTTTAAACCAGGCAGTTCCATCCAGTTAGCTAAGCTGAGTGTCAACATTGAGCCCTCCATCGCCTGCAGGCAAGAAgcataaaaacaacaactttacaTCTTGGTATGAAGCAGGCAAAGCACAAGAATAACATCTGATCAAACTGGTACAAAACCTCAAAAGAAGACTCTGTTGCAGTTGTTTTTAGGCACGCAACTATTAAATCACGAGTTCTTTCCCACGAGTCCTTAGGGTGAGCCTCATATTTCAAGTCATATTTCTCtattactataataatataattttgttttaCTCATTGCTCTCTATCAAATGACAGTAATAAGAATACAACTTTAGAAAGTGTCTccaaaatataaagaaaatatacttttttgttaGATTTTGGAGAGAAACATGACCTGCACATGTACAGTATAGTACACATGTATAGTACAGTTTCCCAAAAAGAGAACAATATGACTGCTAAAGCATTAGATCAGAAGCCAGAAATATGTTAGGTGTGGTTACTTACATGCCAGGCCCCTCCAGGTGGTCCCTTCCCGAGTACGACATGAGGTGTGGCCCTTTCTGGCTCATGTCTCCATATCAGCGGGGAGGCGCAATCCACCCCAAAGTCACCATCTGGTAGAAGGAGTGCATCGAAGAGCACGGCCACGGGGTTTGATGAACGGCCCTCTACACCCTCACACAGGTACTCCAGATCCTACATGCACAtaataaaacaacagtttttttcTCTATTTGAACATGAGAATGTGAGCTAACTCTTACATTCTGTAACTATTGTCACTGACAATATTCACTAATCCCTAGAGGAGTCTATAGAACCTTTAGGTGAAAAACGCTACAATTGATCACCATTTGTTATGTAAAGAGGTGTGGTAAATGTGTGTAGGGGGACTATGTGTGTGCATTACCTGGTCAAACAAAGACAGATGAGGGTTCTCCATCAGCTTGTTATGCAAAATTGGGTTGGGATGGAAGCTGTCGGGGGAAAAGTAAGGTGTGTATCCCGACAGCAAGTAAGAAAGGCAAATCCCTGATGGTCCATTACCTGAAACACAGCCATGTATGTGAATACTGGTAATGCTCTTCAATATTTTCCAACCAAAGATGATTATTTGGTGCTTTGAAACTGAACATCACAAATTGTATTTAGCCATTTATCCTAAACAGCATGAATCACAATACAAAATGATCCCTCAGATTAAATGAAATGGAGTTACTGATCAAAAAGCTGAAAAAGTTTTTAGGAACTGTGACAGTATCTGATATGACCTCGCATTTGAACATGGCAAATGTAACTGAGCTGAAAGCATTATCAAAGTAGCCAaaatattgaattaaaaaaaagtgtaaaacattgtaaataaaatgcattaagttCTATTTAGTTCTGCATGCACAGATTCCACTTGAGCCTGGCCATTAGTTAATTCTGGACCTTGGCTGCAATACAACAATTCAAGTTGCTCAAAAGTACAGTCTAGAACagggtgcccaaacttggtcctggagggccggtgtcctgcagcgtttagcttcaaccccaattaaacacacctgaaccagctcatcaagctcttactaggcatactagaaacttccaggcaggtgtgttgaggcaagttggagctaaactctgcaggacaccagccttCCAGGACCGAATTTTGGCACCCCATGTCTAGAACAAAGACGGCAATGAGAgagaaacaaaagcacaaaaatagAGTGATTTTGCATGCATTATGCATGTAGAAAGAGCATTTGTGAGTGCTTATGGACAacaaatatgtgactctggaccacaaaaccagtcttaagtagcacaggcatgTTTGtaacaaaagccaaaaatacattgtatgggtcaaaattagcgaTTTAtactttatgccaaaaattattatttggtAATGAtcaggttccatgaagatattttgtcaatttcctaccataaatatatcaaagcttaatttttgattagtaatatgcattgctaagaacttctttttaacaactttaaaggtgattttctcagtatttagatttttttgcaccctcagattgcagacattcaaatagttgcatctcagctaaatactgtcctatcctaacgaaccatacatcaatgcaaagcttatttattcagctttcacatgatgtataaACATCACATATAAAGGTATAAAaattacctttatgactggttttgtggtccagggtcatgtatATAATGACAACTCTTACCAACAATGACAACAGGCAGGATATCCTCAGAAAATGTGTCTTTGTTGTACAACTCCATGTTGGTTCACCTGTTACATGCAAAACGACAACAAATGGTGAGTTGCAAAAGCTATAAACACAACCATGGTGACTAATACTATCCCCTTCTATTAGATAAGCCTAAATAATCTCCATTACAGTAAGGCAAACTATAAGCTTCAGCCAGTACTTCTTATGAATCAACTGAAGTACTATTACATAACGCGAGAAGTTCAGTATAACCATGACTGTGCAGAATTGCTTAAAGTGACACTGAGCGGTTCGCGCCAGGGTCAAAATCGCTGAGTCATTCTGAAAGTAAGTTAACCGCACGACGTGACAGATCTCATATACGCTCTTTAATAAACAAACACGCTTTAAAAGCGCTGCTGATTATAATACATACCAATATATAAATGTTTAACGCACGTAGCTGAGTTTACAGACTTTTTCCCGTATGTTCCTGAATGGAGTCCAGGGGGCGTGAGTGTCTAGCGCAGTACGTGCAATACGTTTTCCATATTCTGTAACGTTAAAGTTTATGAGGctacggttgaaaaaaaaaaagcttatgtCCAACTCACACAAAAGGGTAAATTgacagtcagtcaagttcaaagttTAGAATCAGTAAGTGTGACTACGCCGTTTCCAACGTGTGAACTGCAAAGCTAAAATTATCAGACTGCTCATTTTATCTGACAGAATTTAAGACACTTGTAACATTAACCCCCACTGGCTTGCAAACAGCGAATAATTTTTGACTGACAAGTAGGTGGCCGTCGCAGTGCACATGTCAGTGCTGAAGTCCATTCAAGGAACGAACTTAAATCGTACGCTTTCATGTATGACTAGgtgcaa from Garra rufa chromosome 12, GarRuf1.0, whole genome shotgun sequence harbors:
- the osgn1 gene encoding oxidative stress induced growth inhibitor 1; translation: MELYNKDTFSEDILPVVIVGNGPSGICLSYLLSGYTPYFSPDSFHPNPILHNKLMENPHLSLFDQDLEYLCEGVEGRSSNPVAVLFDALLLPDGDFGVDCASPLIWRHEPERATPHVVLGKGPPGGAWHAMEGSMLTLSLANWMELPGLKLKDWMRDKRRNLRNDRATPTEIASYYQHYVTKMGLEKSFACGTTVTSVSRVSLDSGCTVWKIQGLQRRANEEIEIPFSVYAENVVLATGTHDIPARLGVEGENLPFVCHSFWELEAAISSGRLDRASDPVLVVGAGLTAADAVLAAHHLNTPVYHAFRRPVNDPALIFNQLPKLLYPEYHKVHQMMSQQQHKEGETVVNLANQPLSSPADGTSYPGYLSFPKHHVAAFRPDGKCVLEDEEGLQTVVQVSMALVLIGAHPNLSFLPEHGRPLALESEEPISCRRNPVDVDPYTYECVKEPGMYAMGPLVGENFVRFLKGGALAIVCDIARKQSKKGQENSTISSLNIQLNNCSLEA